A portion of the Corynebacterium ammoniagenes DSM 20306 genome contains these proteins:
- a CDS encoding ParA family protein → MNKPRLITIANQKGGVGKTTTAVNLAAALAEAGSKVLVIDLDPQGNASTAVNVEHSSGTPSSYELLLGDINAEQAMQSSPTLENLFCIPATIDLAAVEIEMVSLVRREFRLYDALHKGFLDEHGFDYVFIDCPPSLGLLTINAMTCAEEVIIPIQCEYYALEGVGQLLGNITMIRQHLNEDLHISGVLLTMYDARTKLAAQVADEVREQFGAVVLGNLIPRSIRVSEAPGFGKTVIEYDPSSPGAHAYVAAAKELHERGDYLPHETTGVIGVSPEIYAELEA, encoded by the coding sequence ATGAACAAACCGCGCCTGATTACTATTGCGAATCAAAAAGGCGGTGTGGGAAAGACCACCACTGCTGTAAATCTTGCCGCTGCCTTAGCTGAAGCAGGCAGCAAAGTTCTGGTCATCGATCTAGACCCGCAGGGCAACGCTTCGACCGCGGTTAATGTTGAACACAGCTCCGGGACACCGTCGAGCTATGAATTGCTGCTGGGAGATATCAATGCCGAGCAGGCCATGCAGTCATCGCCGACGCTAGAAAACCTATTTTGCATCCCCGCGACCATTGATCTGGCCGCGGTGGAAATTGAGATGGTCTCGCTAGTCCGCCGCGAGTTTCGTCTGTATGACGCTTTGCACAAAGGCTTTTTAGACGAGCATGGCTTTGACTATGTCTTCATTGACTGCCCGCCATCGTTGGGCTTGCTCACCATTAACGCCATGACGTGCGCGGAAGAAGTTATTATCCCGATTCAGTGTGAGTACTACGCGCTGGAGGGCGTCGGTCAGCTTCTGGGCAATATCACCATGATTCGCCAGCACCTCAACGAAGATTTGCATATCTCTGGCGTGCTATTGACTATGTATGATGCCCGGACCAAGCTAGCGGCCCAGGTGGCGGATGAAGTACGTGAGCAATTTGGTGCAGTCGTCTTAGGAAACCTGATTCCGCGTTCCATTCGCGTGTCTGAGGCTCCCGGTTTTGGCAAGACTGTGATTGAATATGATCCCTCATCACCCGGAGCCCACGCCTATGTTGCAGCAGCCAAAGAACTGCACGAACGCGGTGACTATCTTCCGCATGAAACCACAGGCGTTATTGGTGTGAGTCCGGAAATTTATGCGGAATTAGAAGCTTAG
- the rsmG gene encoding 16S rRNA (guanine(527)-N(7))-methyltransferase RsmG, which yields MFDQGVACVEPSEVFKDRLPLAEKYHDLLATDGSTRGFIGPREVPRLWDRHLINCAVITEVMDQGATVVDVGSGAGLPGIPVAIARPDLKITLIEPLLKRSVFLQEVVDALELDNVTVIRGRAEEGPVKKAVAGADIVTSRAVAPLGKLAKWSLPLVRRGGEMIAMKGESVHEELARDAADIKKAGGGKATVEVVHGTTIIRVPRVN from the coding sequence GTGTTTGACCAAGGAGTTGCCTGCGTGGAGCCGTCGGAAGTATTCAAAGACCGTCTGCCTTTGGCGGAGAAATACCATGATTTGCTCGCCACGGATGGCTCTACTCGCGGGTTTATTGGGCCACGGGAAGTCCCACGGTTGTGGGATCGCCACCTCATCAACTGTGCAGTAATCACTGAGGTCATGGACCAAGGAGCCACTGTCGTCGATGTCGGATCAGGCGCTGGGCTGCCCGGCATCCCCGTAGCGATTGCTCGGCCAGATCTGAAAATCACGTTGATCGAGCCACTGCTGAAGCGGTCGGTCTTTCTGCAAGAAGTCGTTGATGCGCTTGAGCTAGATAATGTAACCGTGATTCGCGGGCGCGCGGAGGAAGGCCCGGTGAAAAAAGCTGTGGCTGGTGCGGACATTGTCACCTCCCGCGCAGTCGCGCCGCTGGGCAAACTAGCCAAGTGGTCGTTGCCGCTCGTGCGCCGTGGCGGAGAAATGATCGCCATGAAGGGCGAATCCGTGCACGAAGAATTAGCGCGTGATGCAGCAGATATTAAAAAAGCCGGCGGCGGAAAAGCCACGGTTGAAGTAGTGCACGGGACTACCATTATCCGTGTCCCACGGGTGAACTAG
- a CDS encoding ParB/RepB/Spo0J family partition protein, translating into MSDKKPQAKPGGLGRGLAALIPTGPDAPTRKPRLGDSAADVILGMAQPRDDKENADSGKDSESKSTKRSGGLGSTTSGHSGSGSGGTKRVAGAPTISTSNSKKRQPKPASIGATYREIPIGEIQPNPKQPRTVFDEEELNELVHSIREFGLLQPVVVRPSGQGGFELIMGERRWRAAAKAGLATIPAIVRDTQDDSLLRDALLENIHRVQLNPLEEAHAYQQLLEEFDVTQNELADRIGRSRPQITNTIRLLRLPVEVQRRVAAGVLSSGHARALLGLDDKDVMDKLASRIVAEGLSVRATEEAVTLIKRNGMPDAPQPKPAQPQPEIYTHAGERLSDRFDTKVTVTMGKRKGKMVVEFGDQEDFERIMSLIDGSGTQGSAQ; encoded by the coding sequence ATGTCTGATAAAAAACCACAGGCAAAACCAGGTGGACTGGGTCGCGGCCTTGCCGCTTTGATCCCCACTGGCCCGGATGCCCCAACGCGCAAACCACGCTTGGGTGATAGCGCTGCCGATGTCATCTTAGGCATGGCACAACCGCGCGATGACAAAGAAAACGCAGACTCCGGCAAGGACTCAGAATCCAAGTCGACGAAGCGCTCCGGCGGATTGGGCTCTACGACTTCCGGTCATAGTGGCTCCGGATCTGGCGGCACGAAGCGCGTGGCGGGTGCACCGACGATTTCGACGTCTAATTCTAAAAAGCGTCAACCAAAGCCTGCATCCATTGGCGCGACTTACCGCGAGATCCCAATCGGTGAGATCCAGCCGAACCCGAAGCAGCCACGTACGGTCTTCGATGAAGAAGAGCTCAACGAGCTCGTGCACTCCATTCGGGAGTTTGGTCTGCTGCAGCCGGTAGTGGTTCGTCCGTCCGGTCAGGGCGGGTTTGAGCTCATCATGGGTGAGCGTCGTTGGCGTGCCGCAGCGAAGGCTGGCTTGGCCACCATTCCGGCGATCGTGCGTGATACCCAGGATGACTCCTTGCTGCGGGATGCCTTGCTGGAAAATATTCACCGCGTTCAGCTCAACCCGTTGGAAGAGGCACACGCGTACCAGCAACTGCTGGAAGAATTCGACGTTACTCAGAATGAGTTGGCAGACCGTATCGGTCGCTCGCGTCCGCAGATTACCAATACCATTCGCTTGCTGCGCCTGCCCGTTGAAGTACAGCGTCGCGTCGCAGCTGGGGTGCTAAGCTCCGGCCATGCTCGTGCCTTGCTGGGCTTAGATGACAAGGACGTGATGGACAAGCTCGCCTCGCGCATCGTCGCCGAGGGCTTGTCTGTGCGTGCTACCGAAGAAGCTGTGACGCTGATTAAGCGCAACGGTATGCCTGATGCGCCGCAGCCGAAGCCAGCGCAGCCACAGCCTGAGATCTACACTCACGCGGGAGAGCGTCTCTCTGATCGCTTTGACACCAAGGTCACTGTGACAATGGGCAAGCGCAAGGGCAAAATGGTCGTGGAGTTTGGAGATCAAGAAGACTTCGAGCGCATCATGTCGCTTATCGATGGCTCGGGGACGCAAGGCTCCGCACAATAA